In Takifugu flavidus isolate HTHZ2018 unplaced genomic scaffold, ASM371156v2 ctg725, whole genome shotgun sequence, the following are encoded in one genomic region:
- the LOC130521141 gene encoding serine protease hepsin-like has translation MFCAGYEKGGIDACQGDSGGPFVAEDCLSKTSRYRLHGVVSWGTGCAMAKKPGVYTKVSRFLPWISTAMRSYHNLPGVHKLARP, from the exons ATGTTCTGTGCTGGTTATGAGAAAGGAGGCATTGATGCTTGTCAG GGAGACAGCGGCGGTCCCTTCGTGGCAGAAGACTGTCTGTCCAAGACCAGCCGGTATCGTCTGCACGGAGTTGTGAGCTGGGGAACGGGCTGTGCTATGGCCAAGAAACCTGGCGTCTACACCAAAGTTTCCCGATTTCTTCCCTGGATATCTACAGCCATGAGG AGCTATCACAACTTACCAGGGGTGCACAAATTGGCTCGGCCATGA